The genomic interval TCGATCAGAAATCTAAACGCCGAGACACATGGCGAGCTTCGATTCGGTTCTATTTCGGCATCGCCATCGCAATACTGCTTGGGCTTGCTTCCGCATGGGCACTTTTTTGGGGACCGTATTCAAACGGCGTTGATCCGACGCAGCATGTCTATTGCGCCAGCGTCTCCGTCTTGGTGTTGTGGACGATATTACACTTGCTCGTGGGGGTGGTGATGTTGGTTTACACCGCTGCACGACGCGTATGCGGGCTTATGGATGCCGTCCACGATGCAGACATTGTCAACGTCACTCTGTACTGGCACTTTTTGGCGTTGACCGCCACGATCACCGGAACTGTCATCGCTCTGTTTCCGGAGGTAGCATGATGCCCGGCGTCGAATCACCAACCAAACACGCCGAATCGAAACCGAAAACAATTCGGGATCACCTTTGGTGGATTGTGATCTCGCCCTGCACGTGGGCGATTCATTTCTTGGCGTGCTACATCACTGTCGCGATCTGGTATGAGAAACTCGCGGAAACACACGATTTGAAGACGCTCTGGACTCTGATATCGCTCTATTCAGTGCCGGCGATTCTCGTCATTGTCTTGGTTGCTGGGATGAGTTATCAGAATTTTCGGCGGGGCGATCCGCCCATTCCCTACGACTTTGATGACCCCGACGAACGCACTCACTTTCTGGGGTTCACCGCATTCCTGCTGTCACTGCTCAGCCTCATCGCGACGCTGTACACCGTGTTGGTTTTTGTCATGGTGGGAGGACACTGATGAAGTTGACTGCTTGGAACGTCGGCTGGTTGGTGCTGCTGATTGCTTGGATGGGGCCACTGCCCCATCTCGCCCAATCCTCCTTCGCCGCGCACATGACGCTACACATGGCAGTTGTCGCGGTGGCAGCACCATTGTTGTCGATTGGGATGTCGGGGCTGCATTACGATCCCGTCCGCCGTGTGCCATCGTTGTTCTCGCCCATCCCCGCATCGATAGGCGAGCTGGTGATTGTCTGGGCTTGGCATGCGCCGGGACTGCATCATTTTGCGAGACACTCGTCGATCGGATTTCTTATCGAACAGACGATGTTCTTGTGCGCCGGCGTCTGGGTTTGGTTGTCGGCCTTTGGAGGCGAGATTCCTCGATCGCCGCGGCGCAGCGGCGCTGGAGTGATTGGTTTGTTGTTGACGTCGATGCACATGACGTTGCTCGGTGCGTTGTTGGTGATGTCGCCACGGTTGTTGTATTCGCATCATCACGGTGGCGGCGGACTGTCACCAATCACGGACCAACACCTGGGAGGCGCGGTGATGTTGATCGTCGGCGGCGCAGCATTCCTGGCGGGCGGTTTGTGGTTGACGAAGGATTTAATCACGCTCGCTCACAGCGAGAATCGACGAGATCCTCGGACTTCTGAGACAGCTCTACCTCCGTATGCTCCACCCGCGGGAGCGAAGACATGAAGATTACCTTTCGACGAACACTCATCACTGTCACGTTGCTCGCTGTCGCC from Stieleria varia carries:
- a CDS encoding transmembrane prediction gives rise to the protein MPGVESPTKHAESKPKTIRDHLWWIVISPCTWAIHFLACYITVAIWYEKLAETHDLKTLWTLISLYSVPAILVIVLVAGMSYQNFRRGDPPIPYDFDDPDERTHFLGFTAFLLSLLSLIATLYTVLVFVMVGGH
- a CDS encoding cytochrome c oxidase assembly protein; the protein is MKLTAWNVGWLVLLIAWMGPLPHLAQSSFAAHMTLHMAVVAVAAPLLSIGMSGLHYDPVRRVPSLFSPIPASIGELVIVWAWHAPGLHHFARHSSIGFLIEQTMFLCAGVWVWLSAFGGEIPRSPRRSGAGVIGLLLTSMHMTLLGALLVMSPRLLYSHHHGGGGLSPITDQHLGGAVMLIVGGAAFLAGGLWLTKDLITLAHSENRRDPRTSETALPPYAPPAGAKT